One part of the Actinomyces howellii genome encodes these proteins:
- a CDS encoding alpha/beta fold hydrolase, with amino-acid sequence MPVTVNRPGPWTHRDLSVGGTRFHLALAGPEAPVPDSSDAGAQQGRAPAPLVLLLHGFPECWWTWHETLPRLADAGHRVAAMDLRGFGGSDRPPTGYDLVTLAHDVMGVVRALGHERVVVVGSGLGGQVAWTLAGLSPSTTAAIVPVGAPHPVAVRSLRGRSFSGSALQYLSFKTPVLPERSLSTTAGVERLLRSWAGPRTKSEVAESAGYYAALMARPGAARSALETVRRTRLSRAEAAALSSPVTVPVLSIQGELDPVQPAQAYARDTHHVAGRLHQVTIRGVGHFPHLEAPDVLVEVLLPFLAETA; translated from the coding sequence GTGCCTGTGACCGTCAACAGACCCGGACCCTGGACCCACCGCGACCTGAGCGTCGGAGGAACCCGCTTCCACCTCGCCCTCGCCGGACCCGAGGCCCCGGTCCCCGACTCCTCCGATGCGGGCGCTCAGCAGGGGCGGGCGCCCGCCCCGCTGGTCCTGCTCCTACACGGATTCCCCGAGTGCTGGTGGACCTGGCACGAGACCCTTCCCCGCCTGGCGGACGCCGGACACCGCGTGGCAGCCATGGACCTGCGTGGCTTCGGCGGCTCGGACCGCCCCCCGACGGGATACGACCTCGTCACCCTCGCCCACGACGTCATGGGGGTCGTCAGGGCCCTGGGGCACGAGAGGGTCGTCGTCGTCGGATCGGGCCTCGGAGGGCAGGTCGCCTGGACGCTGGCGGGCCTGTCCCCGTCCACGACCGCCGCGATCGTCCCGGTCGGGGCCCCGCACCCGGTCGCCGTCCGGTCCCTGCGGGGCCGGTCCTTCTCCGGATCGGCGCTGCAGTACCTGTCCTTCAAGACCCCCGTGCTGCCCGAGCGCTCCCTGAGCACGACAGCGGGGGTCGAGCGGCTCCTGCGCTCCTGGGCGGGTCCGCGCACGAAGTCGGAGGTGGCTGAGTCCGCGGGGTACTACGCCGCGCTCATGGCACGTCCCGGTGCGGCACGCTCGGCCCTGGAGACGGTGCGCCGCACCCGGCTGTCGCGGGCCGAGGCCGCCGCGCTCAGCTCACCGGTCACGGTCCCTGTGCTCTCCATCCAGGGCGAGCTCGACCCCGTCCAGCCCGCTCAGGCCTATGCCCGCGACACCCACCACGTGGCAGGCAGGCTCCACCAGGTGACGATCCGCGGCGTCGGCCACTTCCCTCATCTCGAGGCACCCGATGTGCTTGTCGAGGTCCTCCTGCCCTTCCTCGCCGAGACAGCCTGA
- a CDS encoding branched-chain amino acid transporter permease — protein sequence MLSTTQVLLAVVVVAAITFLCRIAPFALLRGRGHSPLLAFLSTAMPLGVMIVLVAYTLGEVSLDPTTWAPAATGIGATAGLHLWRRSIALSLIGGTVVYVVVSLLMT from the coding sequence ATGCTGAGCACCACGCAGGTCCTCCTCGCCGTCGTCGTCGTAGCAGCCATCACCTTCCTGTGCAGGATCGCGCCTTTCGCTCTCCTGCGCGGCCGTGGACACAGCCCCCTGCTCGCCTTCCTGTCCACGGCCATGCCCCTGGGCGTCATGATCGTGCTCGTGGCCTACACGCTGGGCGAGGTGAGCCTCGACCCGACCACCTGGGCGCCTGCGGCCACCGGCATCGGTGCGACGGCCGGCCTGCACCTGTGGCGCCGGTCCATCGCCCTGTCCCTCATCGGAGGCACCGTCGTCTACGTCGTGGTCTCCCTCCTCATGACCTGA
- a CDS encoding AzlC family ABC transporter permease, with amino-acid sequence MNTVRDGARDAVPVVIGYVTLGLAAGMLLSAAGLAWWWAPAWSLVIYSGTMQMLLVPLAAAGEPLAAIAASAAFVSGRHVFYGLGFPLDRVRGNRLARLYAVHAITDEVYALLASKDRLAMSGRYVLTVEALSHSAWISGTTVGALAGAGLASVVGERIELLGFVLTALFVVLAIENWRSHPDPAVLVLGLCAGGVALATGGSAALLSALGVLAAGLVALYAWRRRGSRGAEPLPAADPPTPDPGSAALEPRSGSC; translated from the coding sequence ATGAACACCGTCCGAGACGGTGCGCGCGATGCAGTCCCCGTCGTCATCGGGTACGTCACCCTCGGTCTGGCCGCCGGGATGCTCCTGAGCGCCGCTGGGCTTGCCTGGTGGTGGGCACCTGCGTGGAGCCTTGTCATCTACTCGGGCACGATGCAGATGCTCCTGGTCCCCCTGGCCGCCGCGGGGGAGCCGCTGGCGGCCATCGCCGCCTCGGCGGCCTTCGTCTCGGGCAGGCACGTGTTCTACGGACTGGGGTTCCCCCTGGACCGGGTGCGCGGGAACCGGCTGGCCCGGCTCTACGCCGTCCACGCCATCACTGACGAGGTCTACGCGCTCCTGGCCTCCAAGGACCGTCTCGCGATGAGCGGGCGCTACGTCCTGACCGTCGAGGCGCTCAGCCACAGCGCCTGGATCAGCGGGACGACCGTGGGCGCCCTGGCAGGTGCGGGGCTTGCCTCGGTGGTCGGGGAGCGCATCGAGCTGCTCGGCTTCGTCCTCACCGCGCTCTTCGTCGTGCTCGCTATCGAGAACTGGCGAAGCCACCCCGATCCCGCGGTCCTCGTCCTGGGCCTGTGCGCCGGGGGCGTGGCCCTCGCCACGGGGGGCTCCGCCGCGCTGCTCAGCGCCCTGGGGGTCCTGGCCGCCGGGCTCGTGGCCCTCTACGCCTGGCGACGACGCGGGTCCCGGGGCGCGGAGCCGCTCCCGGCCGCCGACCCGCCGACTCCCGACCCCGGGAGCGCCGCCCTCGAGCCGAGGAGCGGCTCATGCTGA